A window of Paenibacillus polygoni contains these coding sequences:
- a CDS encoding LSm family protein, which translates to MMQHWIGRRVIVDRMDGHKDPVQGILLKWDDEAQLVVVGAKRIKIPFAQIARIHALPEDAHGRGKRKARSSLHSVGYIMRQPLQFDNAIYFRSAVTIWKGPKLIAYRAVVTSHDETYVELENGQKFEKDLYTFVVRSRRGQR; encoded by the coding sequence ATGATGCAACACTGGATTGGTCGCAGGGTTATCGTAGACCGAATGGATGGCCATAAAGACCCTGTACAAGGAATACTGCTCAAATGGGATGACGAAGCTCAATTAGTGGTGGTGGGTGCCAAACGAATCAAGATTCCTTTTGCTCAGATTGCAAGAATTCACGCTCTTCCTGAGGACGCACACGGACGTGGGAAACGGAAAGCACGTTCTTCATTACATTCGGTAGGTTATATTATGAGACAGCCGCTCCAATTTGATAATGCCATTTATTTTCGATCAGCAGTTACGATTTGGAAAGGCCCTAAATTGATTGCTTATCGAGCAGTCGTTACATCCCATGATGAAACTTATGTAGAGCTGGAGAATGGACAGAAATTCGAAAAAGACCTGTATACTTTCGTCGTCCGATCTCGTCGAGGTCAGCGGTAA
- a CDS encoding GGDEF domain-containing protein has product MMNLFVRYKAAFGYTLLTLLLILQQAGIFMHVSQEQGFTASELLISSLSLVALLLGFLVSGGITAVCVFVFMVAYFVWLVTLADKNWITLQSFLWIPGSMVVASVIREGLIQQKRLAQRMEDLRLRNPEVDFDTTLGNTEAFKDTLIKQTNLANRYSDQYHFCIAIFKIEFLPLVRETLGSGGYAELLLELSDTIQTHIRYEDYKFYVDKGRFIVIFPLTKKEHLRSLTERIKNALMDVKLLSRRDKELNLIIRSGALVFSKDQFNEYEDYEAVLAALERNAETDLIGEYI; this is encoded by the coding sequence ATGATGAATCTATTCGTGCGTTACAAAGCAGCATTTGGTTATACCTTGTTAACACTCCTTTTGATACTACAGCAGGCCGGGATTTTTATGCATGTTTCTCAGGAACAAGGATTTACTGCAAGTGAACTTCTCATTAGCAGTCTGTCGCTGGTTGCTTTGTTACTTGGTTTTTTAGTTTCAGGAGGCATTACGGCGGTATGTGTCTTCGTCTTTATGGTAGCTTATTTCGTATGGCTCGTGACTCTAGCAGATAAGAATTGGATTACTTTGCAGTCTTTTCTATGGATTCCAGGAAGCATGGTTGTAGCATCCGTTATTCGAGAAGGTTTAATTCAGCAGAAACGCCTGGCACAGCGAATGGAAGACTTGCGTTTGCGAAATCCAGAAGTGGATTTTGATACAACGCTCGGAAACACAGAGGCTTTTAAGGATACGCTGATAAAACAGACGAATTTAGCAAATCGGTATTCTGATCAATATCATTTTTGTATAGCGATCTTTAAGATTGAATTTCTGCCTTTAGTTCGTGAAACCCTTGGTTCAGGGGGATATGCAGAACTGCTCTTAGAACTATCAGATACGATTCAAACCCATATAAGATATGAAGATTATAAGTTTTATGTGGATAAAGGAAGGTTTATCGTTATCTTCCCTCTTACCAAGAAAGAGCACTTAAGATCGCTAACCGAACGAATTAAAAATGCGCTCATGGACGTTAAGCTACTCAGCCGAAGAGATAAGGAGCTCAATCTCATTATTCGTTCCGGAGCCCTGGTTTTCTCAAAAGATCAATTTAACGAATATGAAGATTATGAAGCCGTACTCGCTGCTTTAGAACGGAATGCGGAGACTGATTTGATAGGTGAGTATATTTGA
- a CDS encoding uracil-DNA glycosylase, protein MFNNDWDTILHDEMNKEYIQELRNALAVEYKTEHVFPPKEEIFNALKLTSYSDTRVVILGQDPYHGQGQAEGLSFSVKKGVRIPPSLRNIYKELHADLGIPIPSHGSLTHWAEEGVLLLNNVLTVREGQPNSHKGLGWERFTDAVIEKINERNQPAVFMLWGNHAQKKGAFIDRSRHLVIESSHPSPLAARHGFIGSRPFSKANQFLESKGMKAVDWVIPES, encoded by the coding sequence ATGTTCAATAATGATTGGGATACGATTTTACACGATGAGATGAACAAGGAATATATACAAGAGCTTCGTAATGCACTTGCTGTAGAATATAAAACAGAGCATGTCTTTCCACCGAAAGAGGAAATATTTAATGCATTAAAGTTAACTTCTTATTCGGATACCCGAGTGGTTATTCTTGGACAAGATCCTTATCATGGACAAGGTCAAGCGGAAGGACTAAGCTTTTCGGTCAAAAAAGGGGTTAGGATTCCTCCTTCTTTACGGAACATATATAAAGAGCTGCATGCAGATCTAGGGATACCTATTCCTTCCCATGGTTCACTTACACATTGGGCAGAAGAAGGGGTATTATTATTAAATAATGTATTAACTGTACGAGAAGGTCAGCCTAATTCACACAAGGGTCTTGGATGGGAACGATTCACAGATGCTGTCATTGAAAAGATAAATGAGCGAAATCAGCCGGCTGTGTTCATGCTCTGGGGAAATCACGCTCAGAAAAAGGGAGCCTTTATTGACCGTTCTCGTCATTTGGTAATTGAATCTTCGCATCCTAGCCCGCTTGCCGCTCGGCATGGTTTTATAGGAAGCAGACCTTTTTCAAAAGCAAATCAGTTTCTAGAATCAAAAGGAATGAAGGCCGTCGATTGGGTCATTCCGGAAAGTTAG
- a CDS encoding glycosyltransferase family 2 protein, with amino-acid sequence MGDFLLIPAIISIWISVFISILMMIGAQRFIIRQSKKELVIPSISEKAPKVTVMVPAHNEELVIQMTVEHILRMNYPHDKLQVIVIADNCTDNTAKKLYDLKKHPDYQSRDFMIMERKGTGGKSGALNDALSHATGEWICIYDADAAPERNALLFLVDKALEDPETYGAVFGRNKARNRAQNFLSKCINLELVTAQRIYHTGMWELFKLGTIPGTNFIIKTELIREIGGWDEDAITEDTAISFDILSRGQLIALAPQAEAYQQEPEDLRVYMKQRERWAKGNYSVVMDHILELFKPSSSWRVKVQVLYYGTSYFWFLLAILVSDVLFVINVVYQVLFLFGMDVVMPFQFSSDVYVFLMIAWALMYYLYVLQINLALATDYGQSNTRNFVLACISYFTYAQLFLIISLKAFISILLDKVFKRKSKWYKTERFG; translated from the coding sequence GTGGGTGATTTCTTACTCATACCAGCGATCATTAGTATCTGGATTTCAGTCTTTATATCAATTCTTATGATGATTGGCGCACAGCGTTTTATAATTAGGCAAAGTAAAAAAGAACTCGTTATACCTTCCATATCAGAAAAGGCTCCCAAAGTTACGGTCATGGTTCCGGCCCATAATGAAGAGTTAGTTATTCAAATGACGGTTGAACATATTCTAAGAATGAATTATCCGCATGATAAATTACAAGTGATTGTAATTGCGGACAACTGCACAGATAACACGGCTAAGAAGCTCTATGATCTTAAAAAACATCCCGATTACCAATCAAGGGATTTTATGATTATGGAGAGAAAGGGGACGGGAGGTAAATCCGGAGCGCTGAATGATGCACTTTCACATGCTACAGGGGAGTGGATTTGTATCTATGATGCCGATGCAGCTCCAGAGCGGAATGCACTTCTATTTTTGGTCGATAAAGCATTAGAAGATCCGGAAACCTATGGAGCCGTATTCGGTCGTAATAAGGCTCGGAACAGAGCTCAGAATTTTTTGTCCAAATGTATAAATCTCGAACTTGTCACTGCGCAGCGAATTTATCACACAGGAATGTGGGAGTTATTTAAGCTCGGTACCATTCCAGGAACCAATTTTATTATAAAAACAGAATTGATTCGTGAAATCGGCGGTTGGGATGAAGATGCAATTACCGAAGATACCGCTATATCTTTTGACATTTTATCACGAGGTCAGCTCATAGCACTGGCGCCCCAGGCAGAAGCATATCAACAAGAGCCTGAAGATTTACGAGTATACATGAAACAGCGCGAACGATGGGCCAAAGGAAATTATAGCGTTGTGATGGATCATATTCTCGAACTTTTCAAACCATCCTCCAGCTGGAGGGTTAAAGTTCAGGTCCTTTATTATGGCACCAGTTATTTCTGGTTTTTACTTGCGATCCTCGTATCTGATGTTCTTTTTGTTATTAATGTGGTGTATCAGGTCTTATTTTTGTTTGGTATGGACGTCGTCATGCCCTTTCAGTTCTCCTCTGATGTATATGTCTTTTTAATGATTGCATGGGCACTGATGTATTATTTGTACGTCCTTCAAATTAACTTGGCGCTTGCTACAGACTATGGACAGAGCAACACACGGAATTTTGTGCTGGCTTGTATTTCTTATTTTACGTATGCACAGCTTTTTCTTATTATTTCTCTCAAAGCATTCATCTCCATTTTGCTGGATAAAGTGTTTAAGAGAAAATCCAAATGGTATAAAACAGAGCGGTTTGGTTGA